A single Streptomyces sannanensis DNA region contains:
- a CDS encoding GNAT family N-acetyltransferase, translating to MPESVTFLAEGPRFGIRPITHEDGAEFTALARQSKELHRPWLLPPDGAEAYAAYATRLIDEPARAGFLVCERADGRIAGFININNIVEGAFQCGALGYGAFAHAAGRGLMTEGLGLVIRHAFGPMGLHRLEANIQPANQASIALVRRAGFRLEGFSPDFLHIDGAWRDHERWAITAEMIPCS from the coding sequence ATGCCTGAATCCGTCACCTTTCTTGCCGAGGGACCGCGGTTCGGCATCCGCCCCATCACCCATGAGGACGGAGCGGAGTTCACCGCGCTGGCCCGGCAGAGCAAGGAACTTCACCGGCCCTGGCTCTTGCCGCCGGACGGTGCCGAGGCATACGCGGCGTACGCCACCCGCCTCATCGACGAACCGGCCAGGGCCGGGTTCCTCGTGTGCGAGAGGGCCGACGGGCGGATCGCGGGTTTCATCAACATCAACAACATCGTCGAAGGCGCCTTCCAGTGCGGAGCACTGGGGTACGGCGCCTTCGCGCATGCCGCCGGCCGCGGTCTGATGACCGAGGGCCTCGGCCTGGTCATCCGCCATGCCTTCGGGCCGATGGGCCTGCACCGGCTGGAGGCCAACATCCAGCCGGCGAATCAGGCGTCCATCGCCCTCGTTCGTCGCGCCGGCTTTCGTCTCGAAGGGTTCTCGCCCGACTTCCTCCACATCGACGGAGCCTGGCGCGACCACGAGCGCTGGGCGATCACCGCCGAGATGATCCCTTGTAGTTGA
- a CDS encoding DUF6204 family protein, protein MDTQHTYRVIVRGTWDGLTDGSRARLLAEVEEHGLAQMRFTPEGSLHYDRALKHFSYRFTVVSDAAEGEEMAGAIAEDKAETALRALGHGWRGLRSSVTDMDTMKINYKGSSRR, encoded by the coding sequence ATGGATACGCAGCACACCTACCGGGTCATCGTGCGCGGGACGTGGGACGGGCTGACGGACGGGTCACGCGCCCGGCTGCTCGCGGAGGTCGAGGAGCACGGCCTGGCACAGATGCGGTTCACGCCCGAGGGGTCCTTGCACTACGACCGGGCGCTGAAGCACTTCAGCTACCGCTTCACCGTGGTCTCGGACGCCGCGGAAGGCGAGGAGATGGCCGGCGCGATCGCCGAGGACAAGGCGGAGACAGCACTCCGGGCCCTCGGCCACGGCTGGCGCGGTCTGCGGTCCTCGGTGACCGACATGGACACGATGAAGATCAACTACAAGGGATCATCTCGGCGGTGA